ACCCCATTAAACCTATGTTAATAATTAATTTAGATTTAGATGATGAATCTGAAAAATATTTAGCCGAAATTCTCTCTCACGAAAAAACTAACAGTAAGGAACTGATTAAACGATTATTACGAAATCATTGGTTAAATTTACAACCGCCTCAAACGGTTTTAGAAAGAATGGGGGGATATCCACCTAAACATTTATTACAAGGATCAGGGGATTTATCGGATCGAGATGTCCGTAAACAAGTCATCGCTGAACGGATTGAAAAATGGAATCAACAACGTCAAGAATTGCCATGAATAATTACCCGTTAATTTTAATTGATAGTGGAATAATTGTGGCGTTTTATGATGTTAAAGATCGCTATCATCAACAAGTTATTGAATTTTTTTCGATCTGTACCAGTCAATTGATCACTACTGTCGCTTGTGTGACTGAAGTTATGTGGCTACTTGCACCTGATATTAGAGTTCAAAATGAGTTTTTATCGGCTTTAGCAACAGGTGTTTTTATCACTGCAAATCTTACTCCTGATAATTATATCAGGATTGCTGAACTTAATCAAATTTATCAAGACTTACCGGGTGATTTTGCAGATTTATCTTTGATTACTATTTCTGAAAACTTAAAGATTTCTGCGATCGCTACTTTAGATAAAGATTTTGATGTTTATCGACGCTATCGGAGTCAACCCTTTGTTAGAGTTTTTTATCCAAAATCTTCCTAATTTCATCTAACCCAAATTTGATCCCCCCTAACCCCCCTTAATA
The window above is part of the Planktothrix sp. FACHB-1365 genome. Proteins encoded here:
- a CDS encoding type II toxin-antitoxin system VapC family toxin, producing MNNYPLILIDSGIIVAFYDVKDRYHQQVIEFFSICTSQLITTVACVTEVMWLLAPDIRVQNEFLSALATGVFITANLTPDNYIRIAELNQIYQDLPGDFADLSLITISENLKISAIATLDKDFDVYRRYRSQPFVRVFYPKSS